The genomic window CATAGTTTTGCTTTTGTGAGTAAATTCTAGTTATTTTAACGCAAGCAGATGTTCACTTCCGTTATTGCCAGATGCGGTATCTTCTTCAAAATGAAATGAACTTCCAAATAATAGGACATATATTAATTTACTCGGCCAATTTATAATCTTTGGAAAAAATCCAGGTTTGTCTATGAGATTGTCTGGCTTTTGCTTTAGTGACAGGAACTTAGTATACCCTAACTCACGTAAAAAGTTTCTTAATTCACTGGGCTGACCTTTTTTTGAGTCCCAATCCTCACATATTATAGCAGGGCTGTGTGCTTCAATTGTCTTAACAGCGCCTTTCAAGGCTTGAATCTCATGGCCCTCAATATCAATTTTTAACAACGATACTTTTGATTTGATGTTCGCCTCTACGAATTCATCAATACTTATTGCCTGGATTTTCAGGCCTTTCACTCTGAATTTAGAACTATTGTGTTTTTTTAACTGGACGGGTAACGGGTTTAATCTAGCTTTTGCCGCCTGATAAGGGTCCCAGTCGAAAAGCTCTACCATTTTGCTATTTTCGCTTATTGCAATATGAAAAGGTGATATATTCTTTCTAAAACAGTAAGCTGCATTTAATTGTAAAAGTTTGAAATTTGATGGGTGCGGCTCAAAGGAGTAAACACTATTATAGTACTTTGATAGATACACCGAGACTAAACCTATATTCGCACCTACATCCAGGGCCGTATCAAAGTCATATCCTTTTTGTTTAAGATAAGAGATTGAGAAGTCAAATTCACGCCTTTCAGGACCGCCGTGAAAACCTAAAAGATCGGCTGAAGGCTCGAAAC from SAR116 cluster alpha proteobacterium HIMB100 includes these protein-coding regions:
- a CDS encoding methyltransferase, FkbM family (TIGRFAM: methyltransferase, FkbM family) — translated: MLKFKPYIQNQLNSILRHYASTQRKKHRFSLDAENIVCFGFEPSADLLGFHGGPERREFDFSISYLKQKGYDFDTALDVGANIGLVSVYLSKYYNSVYSFEPHPSNFKLLQLNAAYCFRKNISPFHIAISENSKMVELFDWDPYQAAKARLNPLPVQLKKHNSSKFRVKGLKIQAISIDEFVEANIKSKVSLLKIDIEGHEIQALKGAVKTIEAHSPAIICEDWDSKKGQPSELRNFLRELGYTKFLSLKQKPDNLIDKPGFFPKIINWPSKLIYVLLFGSSFHFEEDTASGNNGSEHLLALK